Genomic DNA from Marinobacter sp. LV10MA510-1:
TCACCGAACAGCACAGCGGTGGATTTTATGCCCACTTTCAGGTCGTCTTCGCGGTCTACCATGGCGTAAAAGGTGTCGTACACCACCGACCAGATAACGTTGGCAATAAACAGTAGCCAGGTGACCTGGCTGAGCTCACCGGTTTGGGCAGCCCACGCCATCGGAATACTCCAGCCAAAGGCCGCCCCCAGAAATACCTGGGGCAGGTGGGTATAGCGCTTCATAAACGGATAAATGAACGCCAGCGCAGCGCCGCCAAAAGCCAGATAGATGGTCAGCTTGTTGGTAAACAGCAGCACCATTAGAAATGATACCAGGCCCAGGCCAACAAACAGCGCCACGGCCTCCCAGGGCTGGATGCGGCCGGTGGTTAACGGCCGGTCTTTGGTGCGCTCTACGTGCCTGTCCCATTCACGGTCAGCGAAGTCATTGATGGCACAGCCTGCAGCGCGCATAAAATACACGCCGAGGGTGAACACAATCAGGTTGCTCAGGCTGGGCATGCCGTCGGCGGCGAGCCACAGCGCCCAGTAGGTGGGCCACAGCAGCAATAACGTGCCCACGGGGCGGTTCAGGCGCAGCAGCAGGGCGTAATCCCGCAGGCGTAAACGAACGTGATCGGGCAAGGCGTTGGCTAGCATGACAGGGTTCGCTGGTCGGTAATAACGGTGAATGTGCAGGGGATTATAGCCAGAGCCGGGCGCGGGTCAAAAAGTCACTGCCAACCCAGGCAGAATTAAGCGTGTTCTGCGCCGCTGTAAAGCTGCGGTAACAGGTACTCGCACACCATCAGCGAATGCTGGCGGCCCTGCCTGCGGGTGTGAAACAACGAGCGCCGGGCCAGTTGCGGTTGCCCGCTATGGGTGCCCTGGCACAATCCGGTTTCGAGTGGGCCCCTATGCCACTGGCGGTGGCTGAACAGGTAAGCGCCCAGGGGCCGATTGCCCAGGTTGCGAAGCTGGCGGCCGGGCCCTTGCAGACAAGCCAGGGGGATAACCGTACGTGCCAACACCCAGGGCTGGCCGTCGCCGCACAAGCGCACTTCGCGAATCCACGCCTGCTGGCGCCAGGGAATATTCAGCTTGCGGGCTTCTTCGGCGCGGGGCAGGGCAAAACCTTCGCTGGCGACTTCTACCTGAAAGCTTTGCTGACAGCGTTGCTGCAACGCCCGGGTGAATGAGCCCTGAACGTTTAACCAGTAACGCGCCGGGCCATGAACCTGAGGGTTGCGCAAGCCTGCGGCCGCTGGCTGGCGATACCAGCAGGCGGGCGGGATAGTCAGCGCGCAGGCCGCCGGTGGGCTTTTTTTACAGACCTTTGACAGCATAGATACCAGGCGCGTTGCGCCAGTAGCCTTTGTAGTCCATGCCAAAGCCGAACAGAAAGCGGTCTTCGACATCCATACCGGTGAAATCGGCTTTCAGGCCGGGTCGACATTTGCGATCGTGCTGTTTGTCGACCAGTACGGCGGTCAGCACTTCAGCGGCGCCGTGTGCGCGGCAATAATCGGCGATGGCGCACAGGGTAGTGCCTTCGTCCAGAATGTCGTCAACAATCAGAATTATACGGCCGTTCATATCGGCTTCCGGCCGCAGCTTCCACTCCAGAATGCCGCCGGTGGTTTCCTGGCGGTAACGGGTGGCATGCAGGTATTCGGCCTGAACGGGAAAGTTCAACTGGGTGAGCAGTTGACCAGTGGTGATCAGACCACCGTTCATCACGCAGAAAACCAGCGGGTTGCTGCCTTCAAGGCGTTCGGTGATAGCGCTGGCCAGAGCAGTAATAGCGGCCTGTACCTGCTGATTTGGAACCAGGCAATCGGCTTCTGCCATTACCTGCTTCATTTCGGCGACGGTATCGATCATAACGGG
This window encodes:
- a CDS encoding hypoxanthine-guanine phosphoribosyltransferase produces the protein MIDTVAEMKQVMAEADCLVPNQQVQAAITALASAITERLEGSNPLVFCVMNGGLITTGQLLTQLNFPVQAEYLHATRYRQETTGGILEWKLRPEADMNGRIILIVDDILDEGTTLCAIADYCRAHGAAEVLTAVLVDKQHDRKCRPGLKADFTGMDVEDRFLFGFGMDYKGYWRNAPGIYAVKGL
- the ubiA gene encoding 4-hydroxybenzoate octaprenyltransferase — encoded protein: MLANALPDHVRLRLRDYALLLRLNRPVGTLLLLWPTYWALWLAADGMPSLSNLIVFTLGVYFMRAAGCAINDFADREWDRHVERTKDRPLTTGRIQPWEAVALFVGLGLVSFLMVLLFTNKLTIYLAFGGAALAFIYPFMKRYTHLPQVFLGAAFGWSIPMAWAAQTGELSQVTWLLFIANVIWSVVYDTFYAMVDREDDLKVGIKSTAVLFGDADRMILGILQTTIITILLLVGQQAELGTFYYMGLLTMACLFIYHQFLARERDRAGCFKAFLHNNWAGFALFAGLAVDRMLA
- a CDS encoding chorismate--pyruvate lyase family protein, producing the protein MLSKVCKKSPPAACALTIPPACWYRQPAAAGLRNPQVHGPARYWLNVQGSFTRALQQRCQQSFQVEVASEGFALPRAEEARKLNIPWRQQAWIREVRLCGDGQPWVLARTVIPLACLQGPGRQLRNLGNRPLGAYLFSHRQWHRGPLETGLCQGTHSGQPQLARRSLFHTRRQGRQHSLMVCEYLLPQLYSGAEHA